The Dethiosulfovibrio peptidovorans DSM 11002 genome has a window encoding:
- a CDS encoding TRAP transporter large permease: MTGFLSASFAILIAVGMPIGFVLGVAGLLGMVKMGGGAVLNLVPQRYFAGVDMFTLMAMPFFILAGEIMNKTGITQRLVKFSNILVGHLQGGLAHANIVASIFFAGITGAAVSDTAAIGSMLIPAMVDEGYDKDFSAAITAASSIIGPTIPPSNIMVIYGAFMQVSIAGLFMTGLVPGLILGIALMIMTARISKKRGYPVGERRATVKEILVGFKDAIVALLMPLIILGGILSGMFTPTEAAAVAVAYAMVLGFFVYRNLSLRDMVPLFLKMARTTGVVFLVIAAASILGWVLTIEQIPEKVATFMLSISDNRYVIMGFILIMLLVVGMFMDIAAALIILGPILHPLAVQLGYHPLHFGIIMVLALNIALMTPPVGACLFVACGISKLTLEQISREILPFILVELAVLLLITFVPAIPLALPRAMGLLGR; encoded by the coding sequence ATGACCGGATTCCTTAGCGCCTCCTTCGCCATACTGATAGCGGTGGGGATGCCCATAGGGTTCGTCCTGGGAGTGGCGGGACTTCTCGGTATGGTCAAGATGGGCGGTGGAGCCGTCTTGAACCTGGTGCCTCAGAGGTACTTCGCAGGGGTGGACATGTTCACCCTGATGGCTATGCCTTTCTTCATTCTGGCGGGAGAGATCATGAACAAGACCGGCATCACCCAGAGGCTGGTCAAGTTCAGCAACATACTGGTAGGACATCTCCAGGGAGGACTGGCCCACGCCAACATAGTGGCTTCCATATTCTTCGCGGGGATAACCGGAGCGGCGGTCAGCGACACCGCCGCCATAGGATCCATGCTGATACCGGCCATGGTGGACGAGGGATACGACAAGGATTTCTCGGCGGCCATAACCGCCGCGTCCTCCATAATCGGACCAACCATACCGCCGTCGAACATAATGGTTATCTACGGGGCCTTCATGCAGGTCTCCATAGCGGGGCTTTTCATGACCGGCCTAGTCCCGGGACTGATACTCGGGATAGCCCTGATGATAATGACAGCCAGGATATCCAAGAAGAGAGGATACCCGGTTGGAGAGAGGAGAGCCACGGTAAAAGAGATACTGGTGGGCTTTAAGGATGCAATAGTGGCCCTCCTGATGCCTCTGATAATACTGGGGGGGATACTTTCCGGCATGTTCACCCCCACCGAGGCGGCCGCCGTGGCGGTGGCCTACGCCATGGTGCTCGGCTTCTTCGTCTACAGAAACCTCAGCTTGAGGGACATGGTTCCCCTGTTTCTCAAGATGGCCAGGACCACCGGGGTGGTCTTTCTGGTCATAGCCGCCGCGTCCATCCTGGGGTGGGTGCTCACCATAGAGCAGATCCCGGAGAAGGTCGCCACCTTTATGTTGAGCATAAGCGACAATCGCTACGTCATCATGGGGTTCATTCTGATCATGCTACTGGTGGTGGGTATGTTCATGGACATAGCGGCGGCTCTCATCATACTGGGTCCCATTCTTCACCCTCTGGCGGTGCAGCTGGGATATCATCCGCTTCACTTCGGAATCATCATGGTCCTGGCTCTCAACATAGCCCTGATGACCCCGCCGGTGGGAGCCTGTCTGTTCGTGGCCTGCGGCATAAGCAAGCTTACCCTGGAGCAGATAAGCCGGGAGATACTTCCCTTCATACTGGTGGAGCTGGCGGTCCTTTTGCTTATAACCTTCGTTCCGGCCATTCCTCTGGCCCTTCCGAGAGCCATGGGGCTCTTAGGTCGGTGA
- a CDS encoding YgeY family selenium metabolism-linked hydrolase: MKIPFDQVMAKAEEYKDDMTRFLRDMIALPSESCGEEAVIKRIKEEMEKVGFDRVEIDPMGNVLGYLGRGKHLIAMDAHIDTVGIGEIKNWKFDPYDGMEEGDVIGGRGASDQEGGMAAMVYAGKIIKDLGLEDDYTLLVTGTVQEEDCDGLCWQYIIEEDGIRPEFVVSTEPTDCRIYRGQRGRMEIKVETGGISCHGSAPERGENAIYKMAPIVMELRALHENLKDDDFLGKGSLTISQIFHKSPSRCAVADGCTISIDRRLTWGETWEGALQEVRNLPAVKEAEAEVSLYTYERPSWTGLVYPTDCYFPAWKLEEEHPACRTLVDGYRRLFDREPVVDKWTFSTNGVSIMGRHGIPVIGFGPGKEEEAHAPNEKTWKSHLVTCAAMYAVIPGIYVDEHCD, encoded by the coding sequence GTGAAGATCCCTTTTGATCAGGTGATGGCGAAGGCGGAGGAGTACAAGGACGATATGACCCGTTTCCTCAGGGACATGATAGCCCTGCCCAGCGAGAGCTGCGGCGAGGAAGCCGTCATAAAGAGGATCAAGGAGGAGATGGAGAAGGTAGGTTTCGACAGGGTGGAGATAGATCCCATGGGCAACGTCCTGGGATATCTTGGACGGGGCAAGCATCTGATCGCCATGGACGCCCACATAGACACGGTCGGCATAGGGGAGATAAAGAACTGGAAGTTCGACCCCTACGATGGGATGGAGGAAGGCGACGTTATAGGAGGCCGAGGAGCCAGCGATCAGGAGGGCGGAATGGCCGCCATGGTCTACGCCGGAAAGATAATAAAGGACCTGGGACTCGAGGACGACTACACCCTTCTCGTCACAGGGACGGTCCAGGAGGAGGACTGCGACGGCCTCTGCTGGCAGTACATAATAGAGGAGGACGGAATACGTCCCGAGTTCGTCGTCAGCACAGAGCCCACCGACTGCCGAATCTACCGGGGCCAGAGGGGAAGGATGGAGATAAAGGTCGAGACCGGCGGCATAAGCTGTCACGGCTCCGCCCCGGAGAGAGGGGAGAACGCCATATACAAGATGGCCCCTATCGTCATGGAGCTTCGGGCCCTCCACGAGAACCTGAAGGACGACGACTTCCTGGGCAAGGGCAGCCTGACCATATCCCAGATATTCCACAAATCCCCGTCCCGGTGCGCCGTGGCGGACGGATGCACCATATCCATAGATCGCCGTCTGACCTGGGGCGAGACCTGGGAGGGAGCCCTACAGGAGGTCAGAAACCTTCCTGCCGTAAAGGAGGCCGAGGCGGAGGTGTCTCTCTACACCTACGAAAGACCTTCCTGGACCGGCCTGGTATACCCGACCGACTGCTACTTCCCCGCCTGGAAGCTGGAGGAGGAGCACCCGGCCTGCAGGACCCTGGTGGACGGCTACAGAAGGTTGTTCGACCGGGAGCCCGTCGTGGACAAATGGACCTTCTCCACCAACGGCGTCTCCATAATGGGCCGCCACGGCATACCGGTCATAGGCTTCGGACCCGGCAAGGAAGAGGAAGCTCACGCCCCCAACGAAAAGACCTGGAAAAGCCACCTGGTGACCTGCGCCGCCATGTACGCCGTCATCCCGGGAATCTACGTGGACGAACACTGCGATTAA
- a CDS encoding ornithine carbamoyltransferase, producing the protein MNTIFRGKDFITLEEWTKEEIDTLLEVSKDLKKDFAMGKTTPYLPYQTVFLMFFEQSTRTRNSMEAGITQLGGHAHFLDTSTMQVSHGEVAKDTAVILSRMGHAIACRNCFWGIGNAYLRDMAKYSSVPILNLQDDLFHPMQGLADLMTIQEKRGGDVRNLKVSIIWAYATTHKKPISVPLTQSLLFPRYGMDVTLAYPEGYELPDWVVEQAKKHAESTGGSFRITHDQEDAYKDADVVFPKNWGSWFKNPSTEVVDAGLEANKGWKCTEERFALTNKDCLYMHALPADRQNEVDASVIDGPNSAIYDEAENRLHTAKSVMALTMGGRGRQ; encoded by the coding sequence ATGAACACGATATTTAGAGGCAAGGACTTCATCACACTGGAGGAGTGGACCAAGGAGGAGATAGACACCCTCCTGGAGGTATCCAAGGACCTGAAAAAAGACTTCGCCATGGGCAAGACGACCCCCTATCTGCCCTACCAGACCGTCTTTCTCATGTTCTTCGAGCAGTCCACCAGGACCAGGAACTCCATGGAAGCGGGGATAACCCAGCTCGGAGGACACGCCCATTTCCTGGACACCAGCACCATGCAGGTCTCACACGGAGAGGTGGCCAAGGACACAGCCGTCATCCTATCCCGTATGGGCCACGCCATAGCCTGCCGCAACTGCTTCTGGGGAATAGGAAACGCCTATCTAAGGGACATGGCAAAATATTCCTCCGTGCCTATCCTCAACCTTCAGGACGATCTGTTCCACCCCATGCAGGGACTGGCGGACCTTATGACCATACAGGAGAAGAGAGGCGGCGACGTCAGGAACCTCAAGGTTTCCATCATCTGGGCCTACGCAACCACCCACAAGAAGCCCATCTCCGTGCCTCTGACCCAGAGTTTGTTGTTCCCCCGGTACGGCATGGACGTCACCTTGGCCTATCCCGAGGGCTATGAACTTCCCGACTGGGTCGTCGAGCAGGCCAAGAAGCACGCCGAAAGCACCGGCGGCTCCTTCAGGATAACCCACGACCAGGAGGATGCCTATAAGGACGCCGACGTGGTCTTCCCCAAGAACTGGGGCTCCTGGTTCAAGAACCCCAGCACCGAGGTGGTCGACGCCGGTCTGGAGGCCAACAAGGGCTGGAAGTGCACCGAGGAGCGTTTCGCCCTGACGAACAAGGACTGTCTCTACATGCACGCCCTTCCGGCGGACCGGCAGAACGAGGTGGACGCCTCGGTCATAGACGGCCCCAACTCGGCCATCTACGACGAGGCGGAGAACCGCCTTCACACGGCCAAATCGGTCATGGCTCTCACCATGGGAGGAAGAGGCCGCCAGTAG
- a CDS encoding BMP family protein has product MRFTEKCALFFMAVCIAIAAIAPAMAEAKAPKDHKIVLILPGPINDQSWNATNYAGLVACNEELGTAMEYVENVQASDYESTFRNYAERGYDLIMAAGTQFDEAANRVAAKYPDSVFCVVNGLVSKGPNVRPVLPKEYEASYLAGIIAGFTTETGKVGMVGGFPNKLMVRLMNTYEYGVRIGSPEAKANRAYSNSWSDVALGKQMATSMIDKGADVLFFYANQVGLGAIQAAKEKGVKFVGFASNQNDIAKGTVVASVYFDFADMYKWTLEKFMDGTLAPEVNQAGVAEGIVKVAYSDQVPDEVRAQVEKAEKAISSGNLLYFASEFPESLK; this is encoded by the coding sequence ATGAGATTCACCGAAAAATGCGCCCTATTCTTCATGGCTGTCTGTATAGCCATCGCCGCGATAGCCCCGGCAATGGCGGAGGCCAAGGCCCCGAAAGATCACAAAATAGTCCTGATACTGCCGGGACCCATAAACGACCAGAGCTGGAACGCCACCAACTACGCCGGACTGGTGGCCTGCAACGAAGAGCTCGGAACGGCCATGGAATACGTCGAGAACGTTCAGGCCAGCGACTACGAGTCCACCTTCAGAAACTACGCCGAGAGAGGCTACGACCTCATAATGGCAGCCGGAACCCAGTTCGACGAGGCGGCCAACAGGGTGGCTGCCAAATACCCCGACAGCGTCTTCTGCGTCGTGAACGGCCTCGTATCCAAGGGACCGAACGTCCGCCCCGTTCTGCCCAAGGAATACGAGGCCAGCTACCTGGCCGGGATAATAGCCGGTTTCACCACCGAGACAGGCAAGGTCGGAATGGTCGGAGGCTTCCCGAACAAACTGATGGTCCGTCTGATGAACACCTACGAGTACGGCGTCCGCATCGGATCTCCCGAGGCCAAGGCCAACAGGGCCTACTCCAATTCCTGGAGCGACGTCGCTCTGGGCAAGCAGATGGCCACATCCATGATAGACAAGGGAGCGGACGTCCTCTTCTTCTACGCCAACCAGGTGGGCCTCGGAGCCATCCAGGCCGCCAAGGAAAAGGGAGTCAAGTTCGTAGGCTTCGCCAGCAACCAGAACGACATAGCCAAGGGCACCGTCGTGGCCAGCGTCTACTTCGACTTCGCCGACATGTATAAATGGACCCTGGAGAAGTTCATGGACGGAACCCTGGCCCCCGAGGTAAACCAGGCGGGTGTCGCCGAGGGCATAGTCAAGGTGGCCTACTCGGACCAGGTTCCAGACGAGGTAAGGGCTCAGGTAGAGAAGGCAGAGAAGGCCATAAGCTCCGGGAACCTCCTCTATTTCGCCT